Proteins encoded by one window of Microbacterium testaceum:
- a CDS encoding lytic transglycosylase domain-containing protein, translating into MRSDSTSFSNRRDRRLAARRTRRRPVTTVGALVLGVVAAAALTGTAPAATASPADLSTATFSLASSITPTVLAATPGPEKTEARAAETAASTSIQAVATVQSDIAASGLDIGQPATVDTTALQQATDRLEAASVLPETFLPALSHDVAAATAAVDQRVAELRGGLDAAVAKKAEEEAAEKARQEAEAAAAAKAAADKATAEKQASSSSSSSSNSGGGGSSAPIPTGGGSGDNSPAGAQAAARDMLASRGWGDDQMSCLVSLWNKESGWNYKAYNSGSGAYGIPQALPGSKMSSAGADWQTNAATQVSWGLGYISGRYGTPCGAWGHSQSTGWY; encoded by the coding sequence ATGCGCTCTGACTCGACGTCCTTTTCCAATCGTCGTGACCGCCGCCTCGCCGCCCGCCGCACTCGTCGTCGCCCCGTGACGACAGTGGGAGCGCTCGTGCTCGGCGTGGTCGCGGCCGCGGCTCTCACCGGCACCGCGCCGGCCGCCACCGCCTCCCCCGCCGACCTGTCGACCGCGACGTTCTCGCTCGCCTCCTCGATCACGCCCACGGTGCTCGCGGCCACCCCCGGCCCCGAGAAGACCGAGGCCCGCGCGGCGGAGACCGCTGCGTCGACCTCGATCCAGGCCGTCGCCACCGTGCAGAGCGACATCGCGGCATCCGGTCTCGACATCGGCCAGCCCGCCACGGTCGACACGACTGCGCTGCAGCAGGCCACCGACCGCCTCGAGGCGGCCTCGGTGCTGCCCGAGACGTTCCTCCCCGCGCTCTCGCACGACGTCGCCGCGGCCACCGCCGCGGTCGACCAGCGCGTGGCCGAGTTGCGCGGCGGTCTCGACGCCGCCGTGGCCAAGAAGGCCGAAGAAGAGGCGGCCGAGAAGGCGCGCCAGGAAGCAGAGGCTGCTGCCGCGGCGAAGGCCGCCGCCGACAAGGCCACCGCCGAGAAGCAGGCCTCGTCGTCGTCGTCGTCCTCGTCCAACTCCGGCGGTGGCGGGTCTTCGGCCCCCATTCCGACCGGAGGCGGTTCGGGAGACAACAGCCCCGCCGGTGCCCAGGCTGCCGCGCGCGACATGCTCGCCAGCCGCGGCTGGGGCGATGACCAGATGTCGTGCCTCGTGTCGCTGTGGAACAAGGAGTCGGGCTGGAACTACAAGGCCTACAACTCCGGCAGCGGCGCCTACGGCATCCCGCAGGCGCTCCCGGGCAGCAAGATGTCGTCCGCCGGTGCCGACTGGCAGACCAACGCCGCCACTCAGGTGTCGTGGGGCCTCGGGTACATCTCGGGCCGCTACGGCACGCCGTGCGGCGCGTGGGGCCACTCGCAGTCGACCGGCTGGTACTGA
- the rpsA gene encoding 30S ribosomal protein S1: protein MTTATTAPATKQVAINDIGSAEDFLAAVEKTLKFFNDGDLIEGTVVKIDRDEVLLDVGYKTEGVIPSRELSIKHDVDPNEVVNVGDHVEALVLQKEDKEGRLILSKKRAQYERAWGDVEKIKENDGVVTGSVIEVVKGGLIVDIGLRGFLPASLIELRRVRDLTPYLGQEIEAKILELDKNRNNVVLSRRALLEQTQSESRTTFLNNLHKGQVRKGTVSSIVNFGAFVDLGGVDGLVHVSELSWKHIEHASEVVEVGQEVTVEILEVDLDRERVSLSLKATQEDPWQVFARTHAIGQIAPGKVTKLVPFGAFVRVADGIEGLVHISELSGKHVELAEQVVSVGEEVFVKIIDIDLERRRISLSLKQANESVDPNGTEFDPALYGMATEYDERGEYKYPEGFDPESGAWLEGFDTQREAWEQEYAAAQGRWEAHKAAVAKALEAEAANPTDAGSFGGSFSSETPAQGTLADDESLAALREKLSGR, encoded by the coding sequence ATGACTACCGCAACGACCGCCCCGGCTACCAAGCAGGTCGCGATCAACGACATCGGCTCGGCCGAAGACTTCCTGGCCGCGGTCGAGAAGACGCTCAAGTTCTTCAACGACGGCGACCTCATCGAAGGCACCGTGGTGAAGATCGACCGCGACGAGGTCCTCCTCGACGTCGGTTACAAGACCGAGGGTGTCATCCCCTCCCGCGAGCTCTCGATCAAGCACGACGTCGACCCCAACGAGGTCGTCAACGTCGGCGACCACGTCGAGGCCCTCGTTCTCCAGAAGGAGGACAAAGAAGGCCGCCTCATCCTGTCCAAGAAGCGCGCTCAGTACGAGCGTGCGTGGGGCGACGTCGAGAAGATCAAGGAGAACGACGGTGTTGTCACCGGTTCCGTGATCGAGGTCGTCAAGGGTGGTCTCATCGTCGACATCGGCCTCCGCGGCTTCCTCCCGGCCTCGCTCATCGAGCTGCGCCGTGTCCGCGACCTGACGCCGTACCTCGGCCAGGAGATCGAGGCCAAGATCCTCGAGCTCGACAAGAACCGCAACAACGTCGTGCTCTCGCGCCGCGCTCTGCTCGAGCAGACGCAGTCCGAGTCGCGCACCACGTTCCTCAACAACCTCCACAAGGGCCAGGTCCGCAAGGGCACGGTCTCGTCGATCGTCAACTTCGGTGCGTTCGTCGACCTGGGTGGCGTCGACGGTCTCGTCCACGTCTCCGAGCTCTCCTGGAAGCACATCGAGCACGCCTCCGAGGTCGTCGAGGTGGGCCAGGAGGTCACCGTCGAGATCCTCGAGGTCGACCTCGACCGCGAGCGCGTGTCGCTCTCGCTCAAGGCGACGCAGGAAGACCCGTGGCAGGTGTTCGCCCGTACCCACGCGATCGGTCAGATCGCTCCGGGCAAGGTCACCAAGCTCGTTCCCTTCGGTGCGTTCGTCCGCGTGGCCGACGGCATCGAGGGTCTCGTGCACATCTCCGAGCTGTCGGGCAAGCACGTCGAGCTCGCCGAGCAGGTCGTGTCGGTCGGCGAAGAGGTCTTCGTCAAGATCATCGACATCGACCTCGAGCGTCGCCGCATCTCGCTGTCGCTCAAGCAGGCCAACGAGTCGGTCGACCCCAACGGCACCGAGTTCGACCCGGCGCTGTACGGCATGGCCACCGAGTACGACGAGCGTGGCGAGTACAAGTACCCCGAGGGCTTCGACCCCGAGTCGGGTGCGTGGCTCGAGGGCTTCGACACTCAGCGCGAGGCCTGGGAGCAGGAGTACGCCGCTGCCCAGGGTCGCTGGGAAGCCCACAAGGCTGCCGTCGCCAAGGCCCTCGAGGCCGAGGCCGCCAACCCGACGGACGCCGGTTCGTTCGGTGGATCGTTCTCGTCCGAGACGCCCGCTCAGGGCACCCTCGCCGACGACGAGTCGCTGGCTGCGCTTCGCGAGAAGCTCTCCGGTCGCTGA